In one window of Cytophagaceae bacterium ABcell3 DNA:
- a CDS encoding DUF3050 domain-containing protein, translating into MNNIEHVRLEISPLRDKLLSHPVYKAIKTPDDLKVFLQHHIFAVWDFMSLLKALQKDLTCVSVPWVPQGNPVARRLINEIVMGEEADEDEHGVPMSHYELYLAAMSKCGADTAQVESLITQIKAGRRVQVAVDNLDIPDSVKRFVLYTFEVIETGELHKIAAAFTYGREDLIPDMFTSLVNDLSKSFPDQLDKLVFYLDRHIELDQDTHGPMANKMIEELCGNDEQKWKDCIATSKMALQKRVELWDGILNEIRK; encoded by the coding sequence ATGAACAATATCGAACATGTTAGGTTAGAAATTTCTCCCTTGAGAGATAAGCTACTAAGTCATCCAGTTTACAAGGCAATTAAAACACCTGATGACTTAAAAGTTTTTCTTCAACACCATATTTTTGCTGTATGGGATTTTATGTCGCTATTGAAAGCTTTGCAGAAGGATTTAACATGTGTTTCTGTTCCATGGGTACCACAGGGAAATCCTGTTGCCCGGAGGTTGATCAATGAAATTGTAATGGGAGAAGAGGCTGATGAAGATGAGCATGGTGTTCCTATGAGCCACTATGAGTTATATCTGGCAGCCATGTCAAAATGTGGAGCTGACACAGCTCAGGTTGAAAGTTTAATCACGCAGATCAAAGCTGGGCGAAGGGTACAAGTAGCTGTTGACAATTTAGATATACCTGATTCGGTGAAGCGTTTTGTTTTGTATACTTTTGAAGTTATTGAAACGGGGGAGCTTCACAAAATAGCTGCCGCATTTACCTATGGTCGCGAAGACCTTATTCCAGATATGTTTACCTCATTGGTCAATGACCTTAGCAAAAGCTTTCCTGACCAGTTGGATAAGCTTGTGTTTTATTTGGATAGGCATATTGAACTTGATCAAGATACGCATGGACCAATGGCCAATAAAATGATTGAGGAGCTATGTGGCAATGACGAACAAAAATGGAAGGACTGCATTGCTACCAGTAAAATGGCTTTACAGAAAAGGGTGGAGCTATGGGACGGTATTCTTAACGAAATAAGAAAATAA